From the Sporocytophaga myxococcoides DSM 11118 genome, one window contains:
- a CDS encoding metal ABC transporter ATP-binding protein, with amino-acid sequence MIIQVPNPILEVHDLTVAYHRKPVLWGIDLTLPAGSLTGIIGPNGAGKSTLIKAIMGLIPLSSGFVKLFGKDLNEVRQKVSYVPQRESVDWDFPASALDVVLMGRYSQIGLFKRPRKADKEVAMECLRKVGLENFANRQISQLSGGQQQRVFLARALAQDADIYFMDEPFAGVDAATEAAIIEILRNMTISGKTVVVVHHDLQSAVTYFNWVLLLNMRLVASGPTEKVFTQDLLQETYGGKLTVLAKVGDLLEKQQFPSREDKA; translated from the coding sequence ATGATTATTCAGGTTCCAAACCCAATATTAGAAGTTCACGATCTTACAGTGGCATATCATAGGAAACCAGTTTTATGGGGTATAGACTTAACCCTGCCTGCAGGCTCACTTACTGGGATAATTGGACCTAATGGTGCGGGTAAATCTACACTAATTAAAGCAATCATGGGACTAATTCCACTTAGCAGTGGCTTTGTGAAATTATTTGGTAAAGACCTTAATGAGGTGAGACAAAAAGTGAGTTATGTACCACAAAGAGAATCTGTTGATTGGGACTTCCCTGCTTCGGCATTGGATGTAGTGTTAATGGGGAGATACAGTCAGATCGGATTATTTAAGAGACCAAGAAAAGCCGATAAGGAAGTGGCGATGGAGTGTCTAAGAAAAGTAGGTCTTGAAAATTTTGCAAACCGACAGATTTCACAACTTTCAGGAGGTCAGCAACAAAGGGTATTTCTCGCCAGAGCTCTGGCTCAGGATGCTGATATTTATTTTATGGACGAGCCATTTGCGGGAGTTGATGCTGCTACAGAAGCTGCGATCATTGAGATTCTCAGAAACATGACAATTTCAGGTAAAACAGTTGTGGTTGTTCATCACGATCTACAATCCGCCGTCACTTATTTTAACTGGGTCTTATTATTAAACATGCGCTTAGTAGCTTCTGGACCTACCGAAAAAGTATTTACTCAGGACCTTCTTCAGGAAACTTACGGGGGAAAATTGACTGTACTAGCCAAAGTGGGCGATTTGCTGGAGAAACAGCAATTCCCTTCCCGCGAGGATAAAGCTTAA
- a CDS encoding metal ABC transporter permease, giving the protein MSSFWIILTGALVAVTCSLLGCYLILRRMAMVGDAISHAVLPGIVLAFLISGSRQTIPMLIGAGLLGILTTFLIEFLHKKARLQEDASIGVTFTWLFALGVILISVFANKVDIDQECVLYGEIAYVPLDVWITDNGLNLGPQAVWVMGSILILVLIMILTSYKELLVTTFDSSYAAAIGYSTAFWHYLLMSMVSLATVASFESVGAILVVAFLIVPAATAYLLTDRFELMLILAAVFGIISSISGYVLASQIDGSIAGAMATMTGLIFAIAFIFSPRYGLMRKKQRLDKIGMIIDESKV; this is encoded by the coding sequence ATGTCTTCATTTTGGATAATACTTACAGGGGCCTTAGTTGCAGTAACCTGTAGCCTTTTGGGTTGCTACCTGATATTAAGAAGAATGGCCATGGTAGGTGATGCCATTTCTCATGCCGTACTTCCTGGAATTGTTCTTGCATTCCTGATATCCGGCTCCAGACAGACTATACCAATGCTCATAGGCGCAGGCTTGCTAGGCATTCTCACCACTTTTCTTATTGAATTTCTTCACAAAAAAGCCAGACTGCAAGAAGATGCTTCGATTGGTGTAACCTTTACCTGGCTGTTTGCTTTAGGAGTAATTCTGATCTCTGTTTTTGCCAATAAAGTTGATATTGATCAGGAATGTGTTTTATACGGAGAAATAGCCTATGTACCTTTAGATGTATGGATTACAGACAATGGATTAAACCTTGGCCCTCAGGCAGTCTGGGTCATGGGAAGCATTCTTATACTTGTATTAATTATGATTTTAACTTCATATAAAGAATTGCTCGTCACCACATTCGATTCTTCCTATGCAGCAGCTATCGGTTATAGTACTGCTTTTTGGCATTACCTCCTTATGAGCATGGTTTCCCTGGCAACGGTAGCCAGCTTTGAATCAGTAGGAGCAATTCTGGTTGTAGCTTTTTTGATTGTTCCGGCAGCCACCGCTTACCTTCTTACTGACCGTTTTGAATTAATGCTAATTTTGGCTGCAGTATTCGGTATTATTAGTTCAATTTCAGGTTATGTTTTAGCCTCTCAGATTGACGGATCAATAGCAGGTGCAATGGCTACAATGACAGGTTTAATATTTGCCATTGCCTTTATATTTTCACCAAGGTATGGACTAATGAGAAAAAAACAGCGACTGGACAAAATTGGAATGATCATTGATGAAAGTAAAGTTTAG
- a CDS encoding MgtC/SapB family protein, giving the protein MEFIDEPIQFVGFSLKTFGHSLLLIFIALILGIPIGWERGKGVNSIGLRTFPIVSMASCGFVILAKGVSLSNGDPSILGSTMQGMLSGLGFIGGGMIIKEKGDVQGIVTSASIWNTAAIGMCIGFGRAEISLILCIVNFLVLLLLTPISNKGYLDPKGGLFKEVKPKGKLSDKDDEAL; this is encoded by the coding sequence ATGGAATTTATTGATGAACCTATTCAATTTGTTGGCTTTAGTTTAAAGACCTTTGGCCATTCACTATTACTGATATTTATTGCTTTGATTTTAGGAATACCAATTGGATGGGAAAGAGGGAAGGGCGTAAATAGTATAGGACTTCGTACATTTCCCATAGTATCTATGGCAAGTTGCGGCTTTGTAATATTGGCCAAAGGAGTAAGTCTTAGCAACGGAGATCCTTCAATACTTGGAAGTACGATGCAGGGGATGCTCAGTGGGCTTGGCTTTATTGGGGGAGGAATGATTATAAAAGAAAAGGGGGATGTTCAGGGGATTGTGACTTCAGCCAGTATCTGGAATACAGCTGCTATCGGTATGTGTATAGGATTCGGTAGAGCAGAGATCTCTCTTATTCTTTGTATTGTAAATTTTCTTGTTTTATTATTACTGACACCTATTTCCAATAAAGGTTATCTGGATCCCAAGGGAGGTTTATTTAAGGAGGTTAAGCCTAAAGGTAAGCTGAGTGATAAGGATGATGAAGCTCTATAG
- a CDS encoding thioredoxin family protein, with translation MKKVLIISALSISAFLSGFTILHKSSGNTTNISPKYPNKNEEVKWLSYDEAVKLNAKKPKKIFIDVYTDWCGWCKKMDKATLSDPKIAGYLNKKYYAVKLNAESSKMIKYKGKDISERDLARSIFNATGYPTTVYLDSNENLLSPVPGYLDVDILDKILHYYGEEHYKTKTWEQFQQSYSPDAN, from the coding sequence ATGAAAAAAGTATTGATAATTTCTGCACTTTCCATTAGTGCATTTCTTTCAGGATTCACTATTCTACATAAATCATCCGGTAATACAACCAACATTTCGCCAAAGTATCCAAATAAGAATGAGGAAGTTAAATGGCTTAGCTATGATGAGGCAGTTAAACTGAATGCTAAAAAACCAAAGAAAATATTTATAGATGTTTATACTGACTGGTGCGGATGGTGCAAAAAAATGGATAAAGCAACGCTAAGCGATCCCAAAATTGCCGGTTATCTGAATAAAAAATATTATGCTGTAAAACTGAATGCAGAAAGCAGCAAAATGATAAAATACAAAGGAAAAGATATTTCAGAAAGAGACCTTGCCAGAAGTATCTTTAATGCAACCGGTTATCCTACGACAGTATATCTTGACAGCAATGAAAACCTCCTTTCTCCTGTTCCGGGCTATTTGGATGTTGATATTTTGGATAAAATTTTACATTATTACGGAGAGGAACATTATAAGACTAAAACCTGGGAGCAATTTCAGCAATCTTATAGTCCCGATGCCAACTAA
- a CDS encoding AMP-binding protein: protein MAENKKPVVGLSDKERFPLISDLSFLNKLRQDELAPLFNFSSGDRLSHDHLERVRQYAENIRVNKIFWEKGILPDWIETYTSWCRHTVDFYRNRKKHFLDQPTINRSHISATPWEFVSDDASIEDLLVYQTSGTTGAAMDVVFDPVSQACWLLQLQSILDLYDIKLDYGSDKVAVALICSQSATLTYASLSTYMDGAGVLKINLNPADWKSPVHRSQYLEKYNPQVLTGDPFAFIDLLELKPCLKPKAIVSSAMKLTEGTRKRLEDYFKCPVLDIYSLTECRMVAFADKDRHRAIRHDLYLEIFDEHNDVLLPYGERGELVITGGNNPFLPLIRYRTGDFCSLEIEDGIPYLIDLEARNPVLFYTKDGNRVNNIEISRSMAELPLAGFKMHQSKDFKLTFKGWSNEDLKSEISKGIRTIFGDGIEIEVFIINPELNNGRKVVAYTSDWEG, encoded by the coding sequence ATGGCAGAGAATAAAAAGCCGGTTGTAGGCCTAAGTGATAAGGAACGATTTCCTTTAATCAGTGATCTGTCATTTCTGAATAAGCTTAGACAGGACGAGCTAGCTCCCTTGTTTAATTTCAGCAGCGGTGACAGACTATCTCATGATCATCTTGAGCGTGTCCGTCAATATGCTGAGAATATTCGAGTCAATAAGATATTTTGGGAAAAGGGAATTTTACCTGACTGGATCGAAACGTATACTTCGTGGTGCAGACACACTGTAGATTTTTACAGAAACAGGAAGAAACACTTTCTTGATCAACCTACTATTAATAGAAGTCATATAAGCGCCACCCCCTGGGAGTTTGTATCTGATGACGCAAGTATCGAGGATTTGTTGGTGTATCAAACTTCCGGAACCACAGGCGCTGCAATGGATGTGGTATTTGATCCGGTTTCTCAGGCTTGCTGGCTTCTTCAGTTGCAATCCATTCTTGATCTTTACGATATTAAACTAGATTATGGGTCAGATAAAGTTGCAGTAGCATTGATATGTTCCCAAAGCGCAACACTTACTTATGCTTCTTTATCCACTTATATGGATGGGGCAGGTGTATTGAAAATTAATCTTAATCCAGCAGACTGGAAGTCGCCTGTTCATAGAAGTCAATATCTTGAGAAATATAATCCTCAGGTCCTTACGGGGGATCCCTTTGCTTTCATTGATTTGCTTGAATTAAAACCCTGCCTAAAACCCAAAGCCATCGTTTCTTCAGCTATGAAGCTTACAGAAGGTACACGCAAAAGATTGGAAGATTACTTTAAATGCCCTGTATTGGACATCTATTCACTAACTGAATGCAGAATGGTTGCATTTGCAGATAAAGACAGGCATAGGGCTATTCGTCATGATCTGTATCTTGAAATATTTGATGAGCACAATGATGTTCTCTTGCCTTATGGTGAAAGGGGAGAGCTTGTTATTACTGGTGGCAATAATCCGTTTCTTCCTTTAATACGGTATCGTACAGGAGACTTCTGTTCACTGGAAATTGAAGATGGTATTCCATATTTGATTGATTTGGAAGCAAGAAACCCTGTATTGTTTTATACTAAAGATGGTAACAGAGTTAATAATATTGAAATCTCAAGGTCCATGGCAGAGCTGCCTCTGGCAGGCTTTAAAATGCATCAGTCAAAAGACTTTAAGCTGACTTTTAAAGGATGGAGTAATGAAGATCTGAAGAGTGAAATTTCAAAAGGAATTAGGACAATATTCGGTGATGGGATTGAGATAGAAGTATTCATTATTAATCCGGAATTAAATAATGGTCGTAAGGTTGTTGCTTATACGAGTGATTGGGAGGGATAA
- the mnmE gene encoding tRNA uridine-5-carboxymethylaminomethyl(34) synthesis GTPase MnmE codes for MEPHSTNIESEDTIAALATASGVGAIAVIRISGKEAIPVTQKIFKGKDLTTAASHTIHFGTIRDGEKILDEVVVSLFKGPNSFTREDVIEISCHGSEYIVKQLLQLLIRKGVRLAKPGEFTKRAFLNGRFDLAQAEAIADLIYSETEAAHQAAMNQMRGGFSLEIKKLREQLINFASLIELELDFSEEDVEFADRSQLKNLIYEIKRVIDHLISSFDVGNVIKNGVPTVIAGKPNAGKSTLLNVLLNEERAIVSEIPGTTRDFIEDEMVLEGIRFRFIDTAGLRDSSDKIESIGIERTKQKMKQASLIIYMFDVNSTSEKELKENLLELKSYNIPLVVVGNKIDKDKSNIIEFRNFDGIIFISAAMKVGIEELKANLVEMVNFANFKTGNVIVTNVRHYESLVKSRDSLKAALEALDDGISGELLAQDIRSSLIYLGEITGEITTDDLLGNIFSKFCIGK; via the coding sequence GTGGAACCCCATAGTACTAACATAGAAAGTGAAGACACAATTGCCGCTCTTGCCACCGCTTCAGGTGTAGGTGCCATTGCGGTAATCAGGATATCTGGTAAAGAAGCCATTCCTGTAACACAAAAGATATTTAAAGGTAAAGATTTAACAACTGCTGCATCTCACACTATTCATTTCGGAACCATACGGGATGGAGAGAAAATTTTAGATGAAGTAGTTGTTTCTCTTTTTAAAGGTCCTAACTCCTTTACCAGAGAAGATGTCATTGAAATTTCCTGCCACGGTTCGGAGTATATCGTAAAACAACTCCTTCAACTGCTAATCCGAAAAGGTGTAAGACTTGCCAAACCCGGAGAATTTACCAAAAGAGCATTCTTAAACGGTCGTTTCGACCTGGCTCAGGCAGAAGCGATTGCAGATCTTATATATTCTGAAACAGAAGCTGCTCACCAAGCTGCTATGAATCAGATGAGAGGTGGTTTTTCGCTTGAAATAAAAAAACTAAGAGAACAACTAATCAACTTTGCATCCCTTATAGAGCTGGAACTTGACTTCAGTGAAGAAGATGTAGAGTTTGCCGACAGGTCTCAATTAAAAAATCTTATTTATGAGATTAAAAGAGTAATTGATCATCTGATCAGCTCTTTTGATGTCGGTAATGTTATCAAAAACGGTGTACCAACTGTCATTGCAGGTAAACCCAATGCGGGAAAATCTACTCTTCTCAATGTATTGCTCAATGAAGAAAGAGCAATAGTTTCTGAAATACCAGGCACTACCCGTGACTTTATTGAAGATGAAATGGTTCTGGAAGGAATTCGTTTCCGCTTTATTGACACAGCAGGACTGAGGGATTCCTCTGACAAAATTGAATCTATCGGTATTGAACGGACCAAGCAAAAGATGAAGCAAGCGAGCCTCATCATTTACATGTTTGATGTTAATTCAACTTCTGAAAAAGAGCTTAAAGAAAATCTTCTCGAATTAAAAAGCTATAATATCCCTCTCGTAGTGGTTGGTAACAAGATTGACAAGGATAAGTCCAACATTATTGAATTCAGAAATTTTGATGGCATCATCTTTATTTCTGCTGCTATGAAGGTGGGCATTGAAGAACTGAAAGCAAACCTTGTGGAAATGGTAAACTTTGCCAACTTTAAAACAGGTAATGTCATTGTCACCAATGTTCGCCACTATGAAAGTCTTGTAAAGTCCAGGGATTCATTAAAAGCAGCTCTGGAAGCACTGGATGATGGCATCTCTGGTGAGCTGCTTGCTCAGGATATCCGAAGCTCCTTAATATACCTTGGCGAGATAACAGGGGAAATAACGACTGATGACTTACTCGGGAATATTTTCAGTAAGTTCTGTATCGGAAAGTAA
- a CDS encoding iron chelate uptake ABC transporter family permease subunit: MKFFEFFSFTDPNIRYVVVGSILMTVCSAVVGCFTFLRKRALIGDAVAHSVLPGVCLSFLLTGEKNPFVLLIGAFITGGFSIFLVEFITSKTKLKEDSAIGIVLSVFFGIGILLLTAIQHGGNANQSGLDSFLFGKAASILPEDLYSFGLVGITLLIGVFFFFKEFTLISFDRNFAEAIGLPVKVLEFILTSITVLAVVTGIQAVGVVLMAAMLITPAAAARYWTHNLSIMMLVAAIMGAFSGIFGAYISYLAPSMPTGPWIVMVISMIAIISFTFAPVKGVFARMRKQIKNQKQITDENILKLFFQMGEKDQDFFTARSITCLLERRSMRKDLLKKGLSRLTDQGFLSKTKDNWKFTEAGKVKGQRVARLHRLWELYLTQYLQLAPDHVHDDAETIEHIITPELEAKILEQLKYPKVDPHDTKIPYKEF, from the coding sequence ATGAAATTCTTTGAATTCTTCTCATTCACCGACCCGAATATAAGATATGTTGTAGTAGGTTCTATACTTATGACCGTCTGCTCAGCAGTGGTGGGATGTTTTACTTTTCTGAGAAAAAGAGCTTTGATCGGGGATGCTGTAGCTCACTCTGTATTGCCGGGAGTTTGCCTCTCTTTTTTATTAACAGGAGAAAAAAATCCATTTGTACTTCTAATAGGTGCTTTTATTACTGGGGGATTTAGCATATTTCTGGTGGAATTTATTACTTCCAAAACTAAACTTAAAGAAGATAGTGCAATTGGTATAGTTCTTTCTGTTTTTTTTGGAATAGGGATTTTGCTATTGACTGCTATTCAACATGGTGGAAATGCGAATCAAAGCGGATTAGACAGTTTTTTATTTGGAAAAGCAGCATCCATTCTGCCTGAAGATCTCTATAGTTTTGGACTTGTAGGTATCACTCTATTAATAGGTGTATTTTTCTTTTTCAAGGAATTTACCCTCATTTCATTTGATAGAAATTTTGCAGAAGCAATTGGATTGCCAGTTAAAGTATTGGAATTTATCCTCACATCCATTACTGTGCTGGCTGTCGTAACTGGCATTCAGGCTGTGGGTGTAGTTTTAATGGCAGCTATGCTCATTACGCCGGCTGCTGCAGCAAGATACTGGACTCATAACCTCAGCATCATGATGTTGGTGGCAGCAATTATGGGTGCTTTTTCCGGAATTTTCGGAGCTTACATTTCCTACCTTGCTCCTTCCATGCCAACGGGTCCCTGGATCGTAATGGTAATTTCAATGATTGCAATTATATCCTTTACTTTCGCTCCTGTCAAAGGCGTTTTTGCAAGGATGCGCAAGCAGATAAAAAACCAGAAACAAATCACAGACGAAAATATTCTGAAGCTCTTCTTTCAGATGGGGGAAAAAGATCAGGACTTCTTTACAGCAAGATCTATTACTTGCCTGCTTGAGCGCAGATCTATGCGAAAAGATCTTTTGAAAAAAGGGCTTTCCAGATTAACTGATCAGGGCTTTCTTTCTAAAACTAAAGATAATTGGAAATTTACCGAAGCTGGTAAAGTAAAAGGTCAACGGGTTGCAAGATTGCATAGGCTCTGGGAATTATACCTCACACAATACCTTCAGCTTGCTCCTGACCATGTACATGATGATGCAGAAACGATTGAACACATCATAACTCCAGAGCTTGAAGCAAAAATTCTGGAACAGCTAAAATATCCAAAAGTAGATCCTCATGATACGAAAATTCCATATAAAGAATTTTAA
- a CDS encoding metal ABC transporter solute-binding protein, Zn/Mn family: MKKYKFILFAILLITFSGSIFSCTEKASEKKKKLLIVTTTGMIADAVKNIADTSADIVALMGPGVDPHLYKATHGDLEKLSEADIIFYNGLHLEGKMAEILEKLAKSKPVIPVSNGIPHNLLMTAPQFADAFDPHIWFDVHLWTKSVAEIYNSLAKISNSKKDFYELNAARYINQLDSLDQWVKNEIQSIPQERRVLITAHDAFGYFGKAYSIEVKGLQGISTSSDFGLNDITGLVNFIVARKIKAVFVESSVSPKAIEAVVKGVKEKGHEISIGGTLFSDAMGAQGTFEGTYIGMVTSNVQKITSALK, from the coding sequence ATGAAAAAATACAAATTTATTTTATTCGCAATACTTTTAATTACCTTTTCAGGATCCATTTTTTCCTGTACCGAAAAAGCTTCCGAAAAAAAGAAAAAGTTGTTAATTGTAACGACTACTGGTATGATAGCAGATGCAGTAAAAAACATTGCTGATACCTCTGCTGACATAGTTGCGCTCATGGGACCAGGAGTTGATCCTCACCTATATAAAGCGACCCATGGAGATCTTGAGAAGCTTTCAGAAGCTGATATCATCTTTTATAACGGATTGCATCTGGAGGGAAAAATGGCTGAAATTCTGGAAAAGTTAGCCAAAAGCAAACCTGTAATTCCGGTTTCCAACGGTATACCTCATAACCTGTTAATGACTGCTCCTCAGTTTGCCGATGCTTTTGATCCGCATATTTGGTTTGATGTACACCTTTGGACAAAATCTGTCGCGGAAATTTATAACAGCCTTGCTAAAATCAGCAATTCTAAAAAAGATTTCTATGAGCTTAATGCTGCAAGGTATATAAATCAACTTGACTCCTTAGATCAGTGGGTAAAAAATGAAATCCAATCTATCCCTCAGGAAAGAAGGGTTTTGATCACTGCTCATGATGCTTTCGGATATTTCGGCAAGGCATATTCAATTGAGGTGAAAGGCTTACAGGGAATTTCCACCTCCTCTGATTTTGGCTTGAATGATATAACAGGACTCGTAAATTTCATTGTTGCGAGAAAAATTAAAGCTGTATTTGTAGAGTCTTCTGTGTCTCCCAAAGCTATAGAAGCAGTAGTAAAAGGAGTAAAAGAAAAAGGACATGAAATTTCAATTGGAGGTACATTATTCAGTGACGCTATGGGTGCACAGGGCACCTTTGAAGGCACATATATTGGAATGGTTACCAGTAATGTTCAAAAGATCACTTCAGCCCTAAAATAA
- a CDS encoding VWA domain-containing protein: MSEQLAAEIILDQWKAVWPKAKQLWNPYVKLREPEWCLTSDLAAAEGLTGSFAMIRLTDHRIVIDLQKIVEEGVYDFAMEILAHEIGHHFFTPANLRDNAGLLSRIRWALAGIEDRTPFVANLYADLLINDSLQRTKGLDMEGVYKQINKEEETSKVWTFYMRTYEYLWKLKKGTLAKSANLLTPALDADASLASSLIRSYSRQWLDGAGRYAALMYPYLMEDKEYQKGRQSFVLVLDAEQAGMGGGALSGLTGIDPEEIAGVIDPRTEATGENGKGLAGGRLPGKNDSGGEGPRQRYMNPGRYIDLLKQINPNAQEQELINNYYREIALPHLVDFPTENSTPISLSLPEGTESWNVGDSLDEIDWIETAISAPEIFPGFNTVKRIYGEDKDDNETKIPLDVYIGIDCSGSMGNPRVRFSWPVLAAIVIGLSALRAGAKVMGCLSGEPGSFMETKGFSSSDKEVLTLLTSYLGTGYSFGIPRLKTPFDKPVQKKSHIVIVTDDDIFSMLDATKDAKDTSEWESNWSIIERALKNAGGVGTLVLHSNRQWRQEEVKRLMNMGWHIYYVTNEQELLAFAAEFSQDHYHFKKRS, encoded by the coding sequence ATGAGTGAACAACTAGCAGCAGAGATAATCTTAGACCAATGGAAAGCTGTTTGGCCTAAGGCAAAACAACTATGGAATCCTTATGTGAAACTTCGTGAACCCGAATGGTGTCTTACATCCGATCTGGCAGCAGCGGAGGGCCTTACAGGTAGTTTTGCAATGATCAGGTTAACAGACCACAGGATTGTTATTGATTTGCAAAAAATTGTGGAAGAGGGAGTGTATGATTTTGCAATGGAAATTCTTGCCCATGAAATTGGTCATCATTTTTTTACTCCTGCCAATCTGCGAGACAATGCTGGTTTGCTATCAAGGATAAGATGGGCACTTGCTGGCATTGAAGATAGAACACCATTTGTTGCAAATCTTTATGCAGATCTTCTGATTAATGATAGTCTGCAAAGAACAAAGGGACTGGATATGGAGGGGGTTTACAAGCAGATTAATAAAGAAGAGGAAACTTCAAAAGTATGGACATTTTACATGCGCACATACGAATACCTCTGGAAATTGAAAAAAGGAACACTGGCGAAGTCTGCAAATCTATTAACTCCTGCATTGGATGCCGATGCTTCTTTGGCATCGTCACTCATCAGAAGTTATTCCCGTCAATGGCTTGACGGAGCTGGACGTTATGCTGCACTTATGTATCCTTATCTTATGGAAGATAAGGAGTATCAGAAAGGAAGACAATCATTTGTTCTGGTGCTGGATGCTGAACAGGCAGGAATGGGTGGAGGAGCATTGTCAGGCCTTACAGGAATTGATCCTGAAGAAATTGCCGGTGTTATAGATCCCAGAACTGAAGCTACAGGGGAAAATGGTAAAGGCCTTGCAGGTGGTCGTTTACCAGGTAAGAATGATAGTGGAGGCGAGGGACCCAGGCAAAGGTACATGAATCCGGGAAGATATATTGACCTTTTAAAACAGATTAACCCGAATGCTCAAGAACAAGAGCTCATCAATAATTATTACCGTGAAATAGCATTACCGCATTTGGTAGACTTTCCAACGGAAAACTCAACTCCCATATCGCTTTCTCTACCTGAAGGCACTGAAAGCTGGAATGTCGGAGACTCTTTAGATGAAATTGACTGGATTGAAACCGCAATTTCTGCTCCTGAAATTTTTCCAGGATTCAATACTGTAAAGAGGATTTATGGTGAAGATAAAGATGATAATGAAACTAAAATCCCATTAGATGTATATATAGGAATTGATTGTTCCGGATCTATGGGCAATCCCAGAGTACGCTTTTCTTGGCCTGTTCTTGCAGCTATCGTAATAGGGTTATCTGCTCTAAGGGCAGGTGCTAAAGTTATGGGTTGTCTTTCAGGAGAACCCGGCAGTTTTATGGAGACCAAAGGATTTAGCTCTTCTGATAAAGAGGTTTTAACTTTACTTACTTCTTATCTTGGAACAGGGTATTCTTTTGGTATTCCTCGTTTGAAAACTCCTTTTGACAAACCAGTGCAAAAGAAATCTCATATAGTAATTGTTACAGATGATGATATCTTTAGTATGCTCGATGCAACAAAAGATGCGAAGGATACTAGTGAGTGGGAAAGTAATTGGTCGATTATTGAAAGGGCGCTAAAAAATGCCGGAGGTGTTGGTACGCTTGTACTTCACTCCAATAGACAATGGAGACAGGAAGAGGTGAAGAGATTAATGAATATGGGTTGGCATATATATTATGTTACAAATGAACAGGAGTTGTTGGCTTTTGCTGCTGAGTTTTCACAGGATCATTACCACTTTAAAAAGCGCAGTTAA
- a CDS encoding metal-dependent transcriptional regulator has protein sequence MLSYTEENYLKAIYHLSEDGKIDVSTNAISDALNTKPASVSDMLKKLSQKEVINYIKYQGVSLTQSGKMIALQIIRKHRLWEVFLVEKLKFNWDEVHEIAEQLEHIQSNLLIERLDEFLGFPPFDPHGDPIPNERGEMKAKKHAPLSETDLHNQGKVIGLKETSPLFLQYLDKAGIYIGARIKVMDKIEFDGSLEILIDNKKTILVSSEVAKNILIAES, from the coding sequence ATGCTGAGTTATACAGAAGAGAACTACTTAAAAGCCATCTACCACCTTTCAGAGGATGGCAAAATTGACGTATCCACCAATGCCATTTCTGATGCTTTAAACACCAAGCCAGCTTCTGTCAGTGACATGTTAAAAAAACTTTCCCAAAAAGAAGTCATTAACTATATCAAGTATCAAGGAGTTTCATTAACTCAAAGCGGCAAAATGATTGCTCTTCAGATAATCCGAAAACACAGGCTTTGGGAAGTTTTCCTGGTTGAAAAGTTAAAGTTTAACTGGGATGAGGTGCATGAAATTGCTGAACAACTTGAACATATCCAATCTAACTTACTGATAGAAAGGCTAGATGAGTTTCTAGGATTTCCTCCATTTGATCCTCATGGCGATCCAATTCCAAACGAACGCGGAGAAATGAAAGCTAAGAAACATGCTCCCTTGTCAGAAACTGACTTACATAATCAGGGAAAGGTTATAGGCTTGAAAGAGACCTCCCCTTTATTTCTCCAATATCTTGATAAAGCTGGAATTTATATCGGGGCAAGAATTAAGGTGATGGATAAAATTGAATTCGACGGTTCTCTAGAAATTCTGATTGATAATAAAAAAACAATACTTGTATCCAGCGAAGTTGCTAAAAATATTCTCATTGCCGAATCATGA